From a region of the Vibrio ostreae genome:
- the dkgB gene encoding 2,5-didehydrogluconate reductase DkgB, giving the protein MQIPQLGAGTFRLKGDEAVQSVAMALEAGYRHIDTAQIYGNEQEVGQAVSASGIAREALFITTKVWMDKLSDQQFLPSVKQSLQDLNTDYVDLLLIHWPLADDSVAMGDYLRSLKQAQDQGLTRHIGVSNFTVAQMRQAIEILGEGVLYTNQVEVHPYLQNKAVVEFCRAHDIIVTGYMPFAYGDVLKDDVIVEIAEQHQATPAQVVLAWMAANHFVTIPSSTKRTNIDSNLGYVNVSLSEQDMARIATLDRNHRLANPDFAPQWD; this is encoded by the coding sequence ATGCAAATTCCTCAGCTTGGCGCAGGTACATTCCGTCTGAAAGGCGATGAAGCGGTTCAGTCGGTTGCGATGGCACTTGAGGCGGGTTATCGCCACATTGATACCGCGCAGATTTACGGTAACGAGCAAGAAGTTGGCCAGGCGGTGAGTGCAAGTGGTATCGCGCGTGAAGCGCTGTTCATCACCACTAAAGTGTGGATGGATAAACTCTCAGACCAGCAGTTTTTGCCAAGCGTGAAACAGAGCCTGCAGGACTTAAACACCGACTATGTTGATCTGCTGCTGATTCACTGGCCGCTGGCGGATGACAGTGTCGCGATGGGTGATTACCTGCGCAGCCTGAAACAGGCGCAGGATCAGGGCCTGACCCGCCACATCGGCGTGTCGAACTTTACCGTGGCACAGATGAGACAGGCGATTGAGATCCTGGGCGAGGGCGTTTTGTACACCAACCAGGTGGAGGTCCATCCTTACCTGCAAAACAAGGCTGTGGTTGAGTTCTGCCGCGCGCACGACATCATAGTGACCGGTTATATGCCTTTTGCTTACGGCGATGTGCTGAAAGATGATGTGATCGTTGAGATTGCCGAGCAGCATCAGGCGACACCGGCTCAGGTGGTTCTGGCCTGGATGGCAGCCAATCACTTTGTCACCATTCCGTCGTCAACCAAACGTACCAATATCGACAGCAACCTGGGCTACGTCAATGTCTCTCTCAGTGAGCAGGATATGGCGCGTATTGCGACTCTGGATCGCAACCATCGGCTGGCTAATCCGGACTTTGCTCCGCAGTGGGACTGA
- a CDS encoding HAD family hydrolase, producing MSQPLYVFDMDDTLIDGDCAMIWNEFLVDKGIATDPEFLNQDRYLMSLYARGEMDMEDYLDYVMQPLAALPVEQVHALVDECVDRRIMPRLFDEARNLIATLKAHNSTMLIISASVSFLVEAVAKQVGIPHALGIDMAVSNGHYSSEIVGVPSYREGKVARLEEWLLTHPQHLDEVHFFTDSINDLPLCQHADFAYLVNPCQRLAAHAGQLHWQVLRWGQA from the coding sequence ATGTCTCAACCCCTGTACGTGTTCGATATGGACGACACCTTAATCGACGGCGACTGCGCCATGATCTGGAACGAGTTTCTGGTCGACAAAGGCATCGCCACCGACCCGGAATTTCTTAATCAGGATCGCTATCTGATGTCACTGTACGCGCGCGGTGAAATGGATATGGAAGACTATCTCGACTACGTAATGCAGCCCCTCGCCGCCCTGCCGGTTGAGCAGGTGCATGCACTGGTGGATGAATGTGTCGACCGCCGTATCATGCCGCGCCTGTTTGATGAAGCGCGTAACCTGATAGCGACGCTCAAAGCACACAATTCCACCATGCTGATCATCTCGGCCTCTGTCAGTTTTCTGGTCGAAGCCGTGGCCAAACAGGTCGGTATTCCTCATGCTCTCGGTATTGATATGGCGGTCAGCAACGGTCATTACAGCAGCGAGATTGTCGGCGTACCGAGTTATCGCGAGGGTAAAGTGGCCCGGTTAGAGGAGTGGTTACTTACTCACCCGCAACACCTTGATGAAGTGCATTTTTTCACCGACTCGATTAACGATTTACCGCTGTGCCAGCACGCCGATTTCGCTTATCTGGTGAATCCGTGCCAGCGTCTGGCGGCTCATGCTGGTCAGCTGCACTGGCAGGTACTGCGCTGGGGTCAGGCTTAA
- a CDS encoding ABC transporter ATP-binding protein, protein MSDVSVSRLTKRFGDNTVFEAIDFDIRQGEFITLLGPSGCGKSTLLRSLAGLNPVDSGRILVAGEDITHSAPQQRGIGMVFQSYALFPNMTVAGNIGFGLKMQGANKAHIEQQVGRIIELVALQGKEQCYPHQLSGGQRQRVALARALVVKPRILLLDEPLSALDAKIRKHLRQQIRDIQQALNLTTIFVTHDQEEAMTMSDRIFLMHQGKIVQQGSPETIYTQPANEFVAGFMGHYNLLSAAQAKKLFALDSEHKVAVRPESIYVAEAGRQESGGHYSDGAHISAPMRGVLKSQQLLGNVIRYQVALDDCELTVDQLNRSSGRLLPAGSVLELRFNLNELQPVSA, encoded by the coding sequence ATGAGTGACGTTTCTGTCTCCCGGCTCACCAAGCGTTTTGGTGACAACACTGTATTTGAGGCGATCGATTTTGATATCCGTCAGGGCGAGTTTATCACCCTGCTCGGTCCGAGCGGCTGTGGTAAATCCACTCTGCTGCGCAGCCTGGCCGGGCTCAACCCGGTCGACAGCGGCCGCATTTTGGTCGCTGGTGAGGATATTACCCACAGTGCGCCCCAGCAGCGCGGCATTGGTATGGTATTTCAGTCTTATGCCCTGTTTCCCAACATGACCGTGGCCGGCAACATCGGTTTTGGTTTAAAGATGCAAGGTGCGAATAAAGCGCATATTGAACAGCAAGTCGGCCGGATTATCGAACTGGTCGCGCTGCAGGGTAAAGAGCAGTGTTATCCGCATCAGTTGTCAGGTGGCCAGCGCCAACGCGTTGCTCTGGCGCGCGCTCTGGTGGTCAAACCGCGTATTTTGCTGCTCGATGAACCGCTGTCAGCACTGGATGCCAAAATCCGTAAGCATCTGCGCCAGCAAATCCGCGACATTCAGCAGGCGCTCAACCTGACCACCATCTTCGTCACCCACGATCAGGAAGAAGCGATGACAATGTCAGATCGCATTTTCCTTATGCATCAGGGTAAGATAGTGCAGCAAGGCTCGCCGGAGACAATTTATACCCAGCCGGCCAATGAATTTGTTGCCGGTTTTATGGGGCATTACAATCTGCTCAGTGCTGCGCAGGCAAAAAAACTGTTTGCCCTCGATAGCGAGCATAAAGTGGCAGTACGTCCGGAGTCGATTTATGTGGCCGAAGCAGGCCGCCAAGAATCGGGGGGCCACTATAGCGATGGCGCGCATATTTCTGCGCCGATGCGCGGCGTTCTCAAAAGTCAGCAACTGCTGGGCAACGTGATCCGTTATCAGGTCGCGCTGGATGACTGCGAGCTGACCGTCGATCAGCTCAACCGCTCTTCCGGGCGCTTACTGCCTGCAGGCAGTGTGCTGGAGCTGCGTTTTAATCTCAATGAACTACAACCTGTGAGTGCCTGA
- a CDS encoding ABC transporter permease, with product MQHANSVYHKSVVYGIVALMLVPIIATLAYSLSSRWGATILPDGFTLDWYRQLLSDVRFVEAFGRSLLVCVAALALSTVLILPAIFVVFYYFPQLDKLMNLLILLPFAVPPVVSSVGLLQLYADSSVPMVRTPWILIGTYFTIALPFMYRAIANSFTAINLRDLMDAAHLLGASTLQAFWHIVLPNLRKGLMAALFLSFSFLLGEFVFANILAGTRYETLQIYLYNMRQTSGHFTSALVMTYFLFIFICTWLASRIGAKS from the coding sequence ATGCAACACGCTAATTCCGTTTATCACAAAAGCGTGGTGTACGGCATCGTCGCCCTGATGCTGGTACCGATCATCGCCACGCTGGCTTACTCACTGTCGTCACGCTGGGGGGCGACCATTCTGCCGGACGGCTTTACCCTCGACTGGTACCGCCAATTGCTCAGTGATGTACGCTTTGTCGAAGCGTTCGGCCGATCACTGCTGGTGTGCGTGGCTGCGCTGGCACTGAGCACTGTGTTGATTCTGCCGGCGATCTTTGTGGTGTTTTACTATTTCCCCCAACTCGACAAGCTGATGAATCTGCTGATCCTGCTGCCGTTTGCCGTGCCGCCGGTGGTCTCTTCAGTCGGCCTGCTGCAGCTGTACGCTGACAGCAGCGTCCCCATGGTCCGCACGCCGTGGATTCTGATCGGCACCTATTTCACCATCGCGCTGCCGTTCATGTACCGCGCGATAGCGAACAGCTTTACGGCCATTAACCTGCGCGATCTGATGGACGCCGCGCACCTGCTCGGCGCGAGCACGCTGCAAGCCTTCTGGCATATTGTACTGCCCAACCTACGCAAAGGATTAATGGCCGCGCTGTTTCTGTCGTTTTCGTTCCTGCTCGGGGAGTTTGTGTTTGCCAACATTCTGGCCGGCACCCGCTATGAAACCTTGCAGATTTATCTCTATAACATGCGCCAGACCAGCGGTCATTTCACCTCGGCGTTAGTAATGACTTACTTTCTGTTTATCTTTATCTGTACCTGGCTGGCAAGCCGGATTGGAGCAAAATCATGA